The window CTGTCGAGTTAACGGGGTAACGTTTTAATCCGACAAACTGGTAACCCTATTATTATTTTTCGAACAAATATGGCAACCCtaagtttgtttttgttttgcatcgcaagttataaaaaatatttgaagtgAATATCGCAATCGTACGAATTACTATTTAAAATCATCTTGGTTCCTCAACTTTTCAATATTCATTATCGCGGAAAGTGCCAGATGGTCCCCGTTACCGTTGCTGCAGCTTCTGCCGatcaataaagttttttttattgcgtgGAATCCGGTATCCAAACCCAGCAGAGTGCTGTGTAGGTAGTTCCATGGACGGAAAAAGGAAACCCCTAGCAACTCTAAACAGCAGgtaaatattgaatatatttttaaactggatttgtataataaattatcaaattttagTAATGTATCGGAGCCACCAAAGAAAAAGCACGTAGTGCTAACGCTTCAACAGAAGCTGCAAGCGATTCGGAGCGTTGAGAACGGATCAACAGTAACGAAAGTTTCTCGGGAGTATAACATCGGAAGAACTACGCTTCTGGGTTTCATCAAGAACCGGGAGACCATTGAGAACACCGCCTATAAATACCAGGAGACCGGCGTGACGGAACGGCGCACGATGAAAACAGCAAAGCTGGTTGCACTAGAGGAAGCTCTGTATCTTTGGATCTTACAGGAGCGTAGGAAGAAGCATATATTAATCCCGGAGATAGTGCGAGCAAAAGCGGAACAATTGTTTTCGATGTTGCAGACTCGGAATGTTTATGATTTGGATGTTCAATTTTCGTCGAGCAACGGATGGTACGACAGATTTAGGAAGCGGTACGGATTGAAGATGATTGGTGTTGAAGGCGAACGTGCTTCTGCGAACGTTGATGCTTTCGAACAGTTTAAAGTTAATTTCATTCAACAAATTCAGGAGAATCGTTACGAGAAATGGGAAATTTATAATGCTGATGAATCGGCATTGTTCGTCAAGTTTACTTCCTTCTCGCACATTGGTCTTGAACGacgaagacattgccgaaggtAGGAAGGTTATTAAATCAAGAATTACATTTATGCCTTGCTGCAACATTGACGGCTCGAATAAACTACCTCTGATGTTCCTGGGTACGTCTCAGAATCCACGTGACCTGCCCAAGGACAAGTCTGACCTTCCAGTATATTACAAAAGCTCGAAGAAGGCTTGGATGAACCGAGATTTGTTTAAACAGTGGTTCTTCGAACAGTTCATTCCCTCGGTACAGAATTTTGCACAGCAGAACGGACGAGAACCTAGAGCGTTGTTACTCCTAGATAATTGTTCGGCGCACCACGATGGTGGCACCATTCTCGAAAGCAATGACGGGAAAATAAAAGTGATTTTCCTTCCACCAAATGTCACCTCACTCGGTCAGCCAATGGATCAAGGAGTACTCCATGCGGTGAAGAAACGGCACAAGAAAAAACTCATGCTTCATTTGCTTCTTGATGACACCGACTGCAGTATCTTTGAAGAAAGGCTTAAGAAAATCAGTCTGCGCCAAGTTATTGACTGGTTACATCAATCATGGGATGAAATCTCACATAAGACAATTGAGGGTTCATGGAAGAACCTTCTAGATGAATATCCGCTCTTCGATCTAGAAGAAGCTGAAAGTGGGTCATTAGATAATGACGTATTGGCTCTTGTGAAAGCTACAGCACATTTCTACCAGGAGAATCCCAGTAATGATGACATAAAAGACTGGTTGAATGACTCAGTATGTGACAGCAAAGGGAACAAAATCATCGGTGATTGTGATGTGTACACTGACAACGAAATTTTGGACAGCGTTCTACATGAGAACAAAGCGGAACCCGATGAGGAGTGATTAGAAAATTCGTCTAGTGAGCCGTTGCTTGTTATTGAACCATACGAAGAGGCATATGAGAACCACCAAAAATCAATAGATTGCGTTGATTTCCTGATCGATTTAATGGATCACAGACGAGATGCAGCGGAATCTATTCAACTGCGGAAATTGCGGAGCAAGCTAATTGAATCGGAGTGGCAACGTCGTCAACGTTAAGGTTGGATTGATTCATACTTTTCAATGTAATAATTAGTACAACAAAAGTTTCAATACAATTACCTTCATTGTTTCTAATCTGTATTTTGATTAAGCACAAATCTAGTCGTTTTTTTTATCCAACAAAAGGTATCTATAATATTGGGACCGAGGGTGTGACtatctggggccctccttagccgtgcggtaagatgctcggctacaaagcaagaccatgctgagggtggctgggttcgattcccggtgccggtctagacaattttcggattggaaattgtctcgacttccctgggcataaaagtatcatcgtgttagcctcatgatatacgaatgcagaaatggtaacttggcttagaaacctcgcggttaataactgtggaagtgcttaatgaacactaagctgcgaggcggctctgtcccagtgtggggatgtaatgccaacaaagaagaagaagaagtgtgacTATCACGCTACCCGTTCTATTTAATATGTTAAACCTGTGTCGGGGATGTGACTTCTGCAGAAAATACCAGTCGTTGTCCCATCTAGAGCATTGCTTATTCCTCTCGACGAAATCATCAAGAGGATAAGAGCTGAGCAAGCCTTCCATACACTTATGCTTTTCTCTACATTCCTTCAATGTCGATGGATGTTAGTAGTAAGTTAACTATAACACTAAGCTGTAATACAGAATATTTCACTCTTATTTCATTATTCGAGTGAATATAAACAGCTATTCATTATCTACTTCGAAAAGTTAGAAGGTATCTACAACTGTTCACAGAATTTGGCGTTAATAATGTTTTGGGATGATTGTGATGACATTCTTAATGTCAAATCAAAGTGACTTTTAAACCATTTTTAATTCGACAATTGTCGAACGAGCGGGGTACGGATTAAAAAGTGTCGTATTAAATGGTGTCGAATGAGCGGGGTTCTACGGTAATAATATTAAatccacgccaaacgccgatgccaccgaaacagtccattttcgcaattaaacccttctgttcagaaaatgctagtcctgagaagaaccatttttttcCTCAATGCGCTTTCCCAATAATGTAATAAACGCATCGCCACTGGCGGCACGGGATtgcaacagtgctatttttgtagtaacccctttcttcatataaaatgctggatctttgaggttgaatgatctgcagcaacacaccgaggaccaccaccaatgcgatggatttccgttgaaaatgttaccagcgcctctgtgatgctgtgtccgctccgctgcgattgctttgatgcgtccgctctgcgtgaaatcttgttcaaattaatgattagatccaaacccgcaagtcattgatttttgatgtctgtgctagtgatgcatgtacgtgattggttggtttatctatttctaaactttttatcaaccTTGtgtaataaatagttaaaaatcagtatttttatatcaatacaaagaagcgttgactcatccttcaTCAAACGGTCCGaaacaattgaaaatccatcgagtagcggctgagatattaaactttaaagtctatcatattttcgtgacggtccccgattttcgcaatcgtaaagtgtaccccaatacagaaaagacagacgtagtcttttatcgatttctcGAGAACCTCGAGGCCTCGATGTTTTTGTTTGATCTGTGCACTGAATTGCGGTACAATATACCGAAAACTTAATGGTTTGATGCGATGAAGGATGATTGATCTACAGAAATTACAATCACGGTTGCAGGCAGAGGTGCATCcagaacagaacatgagccaagagcgtgccttggtgttcttagttttgaactctgaacacagtgcaagcaaaacgatcatggtaactaagattccttagatttggaactatgcaaaaacatacgagcatgcttgatttctatccgttagaagcccacgtgttccattactagccgaaaaatgtATAGTATatgccgtcgcttgaatttgttttcctaggacacaagttttttttctttgttaaggagttttttttttaattaggatACAATTGTATAACTTAAGTTGCTAAGTTatttaggtcagtgctcttgaacagtgtgcagtgttcagaacgtttggaacacgcgttctcgtgttcagatgcatctctggttGCAGGTTTTGAAACAGCAGGGGACTGAAGGGACCAATTCGCCTATCCATCATTCATTCAATACGGCGTtcaatttttggtttatttttataTCGTTTAGTTATTGATTGCAATGCTTCGGAGGTATGAACGTgttatttttcgacataaaatagctatacaaacacaaaagccGTTGGAAAAGTGAATTACCGATAATTGACctatcccgtcaaaaattgcatcTCGTTTTATTATCGCagtcaggcttgtaaaatgtcatctgcatgtcatttgactaatttgttcataactttctatagaagccaaatttattacatagttttgaatgtactcataatgcttgagtagggctatatttttatccaagggtacattgctctaagtatagcATCTggggctggagagtgaaaactctccaaaatgtcacgtgtcatttgacataatgtcatttgaatgacattttgcctcccacgccccagattacatatttacagcaaagtcttgttagacaaagttgtaggcccatttaaacgctataagttcgtcatacaacatgaattgatagctaccttctgaaaaaagttctgggaaaataatacaaacgaatgcaaatgacattttacaacactggtcgcagtcgattctttggcgtATTctaggtcaactttcccaaagaacccatatttttcaaAGCCTCTaacccgcataattacaaactgtacatggatattttcccgtgcggtcgacaacagtttcctttactgttgacaactgtaaatgaacaatctcatataaagttttaacagtttgtggtacggttatttgacaaataacaatatgttgaatgggttgttaagttatgtcaccattaaaaatcatctattttcgcgtgcaaaattttcgctcaactgtatgataaaatgttgacatataatgcaggaaataaagaacattttagagacagtatgttatatgttgacatttagagatgatgtcgagcagttatggttgcatcgatcgaaaagtattcgataaccgcaacgtaaactgtgaagctatatcttacagcataataatgattctgaccatataacatgttgttttttattatgcgggaactgctttaaaaatcgaaaacaaaaatcggaaaacttctgttttttttaagattggcccgGTTTTGAATGAGATTCGGGTCAAattttttcaggccggttcacacgtgcagcactttttcggtttttgttttcgattttaaaaatagtaagaggaataaaaaatatgggttctttaagagagttgactttaaataagccaaagaatcgacggAACGaataaaaatgttcgattggAGAGGTCAATTAGCACTAACTACGCACGAAGCATTCGTCCAAAATGAGCAGCTGCATTATGGGCCAAACAGAAtgaatacgtttgcgtgcgttttgacagttttcccatttCATTTAACTGATTGAGGCGTCGCACTccagatcgatttcagttcgagcttgatggctttcttcagaactcataaAACCATTTAGACAACTTCTCAACTTTCCCCGGAAAATTGATCAACTATTAGTATGTACACAGATAACAGTTATTGGGttggcatccgatacgtgtataaacatccgcaaccattaattcaaatgtattttaacttgggaccgcgtttggcaatcgattggagatggcgcaaggatcattgtcattgaaaacgcagcctgaatgcggctgtcaaatatattggctgcgttcgacgatTGCTTATCAGCTGCGttcgtatgtactgccgcaatcagttgagtagatggcaatagtgggccaacgtatatcaattcaaaaatttacacaggatttccaataaaatttgttctagcctcaATATCTTTTATCTGTGGTATGTACAAAcacaaacacagctgatcccaagacaaatcaattagtgagaaaatcttgcaaatcggtccatccgtgCGTAatgttaattcatttttatatattgatgatgatgatgattgaagAAGATGAAAAGGGAAGGGCCAGGGATCGATCCTTCGATCGTAGTGGCACCAAGAccttctttaaaatattgtGTAAACGCGTTAAAACGCGTGAGACCCAAAAAAAGGAAgccaaaccgcatgaaaaacgACTCCAGTGTATACCGTTTTGACCGATTAATACAAGATTTGTTCGACTGCtttaattttgaatgaaaattattaagctcttttaaggGAATGTCTTCAACGTGTAAAAATTAAATGGAGCAGTCCTAAACACGCATTATGACAGTGGTTGaattgttttctaaacaaacACGATAAGTACAATAACCTACTGGCTACCGTTAGGCTACAGTTAGGAAATAGGCTCAAAGATTCTCAATGAGCAACTTTTTCCTCACCTCATTGAGTCAAACCATTTAGTCTCGCATTTAGTTATCATtgagaaatgaatatatttcGGAGCTACCCGAAAAAGAGAGAAACGCAAAAGTACAAAAGAGAAGAGCAAAGATGCGTGTGTCGAGAGcagtgagcattttttttcttctcctgatTCGCTCTGAGGAGCATTCCATCTCTGGTGAGAagaaaggttttttttcttttgaacaTTAAGtgatacagtgttgacccgattttgtcactccccgattttgtctacccccgattttatcactttttcgacccgattttgtcccgattttgtcacgttttcgatccgattttgtcaccccaaaaaattttgtcattctttttattttcgtaaataataccacaaacaacattgattttcatgaaataactttcaccgcctgtagtttattacgaacgacttctgagtacctgggaaacattctgtaagcaatttagacaagaaataacgggtaccgttcacgcatttggacTTTCCAAgtcataaaatgattcatatttgtggaatgaattaaaaaattggaaatattgcGCACTTCCCACCTCGTTGGACTCCGCACTTTAGAAGTGCGACATAATCATAAGTGCGAGATGTCAAAATCCTTTGTTCTCCCGGTTGGCGGGCTGATGAATCGGGTGAATCGGGTTGGCGCCAACGAAAGTTGTTTATGTTTTCGAATGAACACGTGGGCTCAGCACGGTTGCCAGAATATTTAGTTTGATCAGACTCaagtaaaataataatgatttgtAGTAAATGTTAATCTTTCCGCTACTTACGAGTCAGTTATAATTTGAACTCTGCGGAAACATATTAGGATGATTGCAATAGTGGTTCAGCACACAATTTTTCTTCAAGTTTCATACATTTAGATGAacttgaaaataataataaattttctaaaACATTTGACATCACTGCTCAAAGTGCGATCTATGATTTTCCCAAAAATCCATCTAGAGCTGGAATTGTCAATATttgtttttccaattttgtccataccctgttttatcaccccaaaattcaccaggggggtaataaaatcgggatattactgtattgcGTATCGGATAAAACAGAATCTTCTTTATTTGAAATGTAAAACTCTTGAAATACAAGTGACATTCTACCTTTGGATTCAGATGATCCAATATTGAATTTCAAGTTATGtacaaataaaatatgaaagaaaatttgTTGGAAATAAATGAATcaggttttgaatttttgaaaaatctctTTATTGTCCTTCAAATTAGATTCGCATAAAGTAACATGAATTCGTCAAACTCATACATAGTTAGATTTAACAGCTACATTGCTTCAACCTGGGTTTCAACTAATTGCGTTAAGGTAGTCACATACCTA of the Armigeres subalbatus isolate Guangzhou_Male unplaced genomic scaffold, GZ_Asu_2 Contig1714, whole genome shotgun sequence genome contains:
- the LOC134203244 gene encoding jerky protein homolog-like; the encoded protein is MDGKRKPLATLNSSNVSEPPKKKHVVLTLQQKLQAIRSVENGSTVTKVSREYNIGRTTLLGFIKNRETIENTAYKYQETGVTERRTMKTAKLVALEEALYLWILQERRKKHILIPEIVRAKAEQLFSMLQTRNVYDLDVQFSSSNGWYDRFRKRYGLKMIGVEGERASANVDAFEQFKVNFIQQIQENRYEKWEIYNADESALFVKFTSFSHIGLERRRHCRR
- the LOC134203245 gene encoding tigger transposable element-derived protein 7-like, whose amino-acid sequence is MPCCNIDGSNKLPLMFLGTSQNPRDLPKDKSDLPVYYKSSKKAWMNRDLFKQWFFEQFIPSVQNFAQQNGREPRALLLLDNCSAHHDGGTILESNDGKIKVIFLPPNVTSLGQPMDQGVLHAVKKRHKKKLMLHLLLDDTDCSIFEERLKKISLRQVIDWLHQSWDEISHKTIEGSWKNLLDEYPLFDLEEAESGSLDNDVLALVKATAHFYQENPSNDDIKDWLNDSVCDSKGNKIIGDCDVYTDNEILDSVLHENKAEPDEE